A portion of the Microlunatus phosphovorus NM-1 genome contains these proteins:
- a CDS encoding MDR family MFS transporter gives MTDKSAPRRAPIDDPTSASSVGTTTAADRSDRSAADHGAASGPTTGYLSHNQILVVMGGLMAGMFLAALDQSIVGVALPRITSDLGGLDKLSWVVTAYLLTSTAATPLWGKISDLLGRRPIFQAAIVVFLIGSVICALAPNIEVMIAGRAIQGLGGGGLMSLALAVIGDVIPPRERGKYQGFFGAVFGVSSVAGPLLGGLFTDHLGWQWIFLINLPIGILALVITSMALKLPHVKREASVDYLGAATIVGSVTSLVLYLSWAGPDLGWTSPTGLGLLVAFLGLALAFAYVETKVKEPILPPELFRHWTFVSNISFAMIMGVGMFGGLIYLPIYLQAVKGFTATESGLAMLPMVVGMFATSISSGQLMSRTGRYKWMPITGSAVVGVALVLMSRLAVDTPYWHLACTMLLFGAGLGFTMQVVVTAVQNSVERRHLGAATASVAFFRSMGGAIGTALFGAILNTRLSHHLQEIVPAAAQSQLGGAAASMNDITAIHALPEPVKTWVLTAFTQSMDDLFLVAVPFMAIAFLIALTMRERPLQGREPAPVVKEPVTTH, from the coding sequence GTGACAGATAAGTCTGCGCCTCGTCGAGCGCCCATCGACGACCCCACCTCCGCCTCTTCCGTCGGCACCACCACCGCCGCTGACCGTTCCGACCGTTCCGCGGCAGACCATGGTGCTGCCTCCGGGCCGACCACCGGCTATCTCAGCCACAACCAGATCCTGGTCGTGATGGGTGGTCTGATGGCCGGCATGTTCCTGGCCGCCCTGGACCAGAGCATCGTCGGCGTCGCACTCCCCCGGATCACCTCCGACCTCGGCGGCCTGGACAAGCTGTCCTGGGTCGTGACCGCGTACCTGCTCACCTCCACCGCCGCGACCCCGCTCTGGGGCAAGATCTCCGACTTGCTCGGCCGCCGCCCGATCTTCCAGGCCGCCATCGTGGTCTTCCTGATCGGCTCGGTCATCTGCGCACTGGCACCGAACATCGAGGTGATGATCGCCGGCCGGGCCATCCAGGGCCTGGGCGGTGGCGGTCTGATGTCGCTCGCACTCGCCGTGATCGGCGATGTCATCCCACCCCGGGAGCGCGGCAAGTACCAGGGCTTCTTCGGCGCTGTCTTCGGCGTCTCCTCGGTCGCCGGCCCGCTGCTCGGCGGACTGTTCACCGACCACCTCGGCTGGCAGTGGATCTTCCTCATCAATCTGCCGATCGGCATCCTCGCCCTGGTCATCACCTCGATGGCTCTCAAGCTGCCGCACGTCAAGCGGGAAGCCTCGGTGGACTATCTGGGTGCGGCCACGATCGTGGGCTCGGTCACCAGCCTGGTCCTCTACCTGAGCTGGGCCGGTCCCGATCTCGGCTGGACCTCCCCCACCGGTCTCGGTCTGCTGGTCGCGTTCCTCGGACTGGCGCTCGCGTTCGCGTACGTGGAGACCAAGGTGAAGGAGCCGATCCTGCCCCCGGAGCTCTTCCGGCACTGGACCTTCGTCTCCAACATCAGCTTCGCGATGATCATGGGCGTCGGCATGTTCGGTGGTCTGATCTATCTGCCGATCTACCTGCAGGCGGTCAAGGGCTTCACCGCCACCGAGTCGGGCCTCGCGATGCTGCCGATGGTGGTGGGCATGTTCGCCACCTCGATCTCCAGCGGCCAGCTGATGAGCCGGACCGGGCGCTACAAGTGGATGCCGATCACCGGATCGGCCGTGGTCGGTGTGGCTTTGGTGCTGATGTCCCGGCTCGCCGTCGACACCCCGTACTGGCACCTCGCGTGCACGATGCTGCTCTTCGGTGCCGGGCTGGGATTCACCATGCAGGTGGTGGTGACCGCAGTGCAGAACAGTGTCGAGCGGCGCCACCTCGGAGCAGCCACGGCGTCGGTGGCGTTCTTCCGCAGCATGGGCGGCGCGATCGGTACGGCGCTGTTCGGCGCGATCCTCAACACCCGGCTGAGCCATCACCTGCAGGAGATCGTCCCGGCTGCCGCGCAGAGCCAGCTCGGCGGGGCGGCAGCCTCGATGAACGACATCACCGCCATCCACGCGCTGCCGGAGCCGGTCAAGACCTGGGTGCTCACGGCCTTCACGCAGTCGATGGACGACCTGTTCCTGGTCGCCGTGCCGTTCATGGCGATCGCCTTCCTGATCGCACTGACCATGCGGGAGCGACCGCTCCAAGGGCGGGAGCCGGCACCTGTCGTCAAGGAGCCGGTCACCACGCACTGA